TCTGCGATGAGAATTGCTTATAATAAAAAAGAGCTTAGAGAGTACTTAAAATTAGCAACTGAAGTTTCACCTGAGCATCCTGTTGTAATATCAAAATTTATTGAAGGTGCAAAAGAAGTTGAAGTTGATGGGATTTCGGACGGTGAAGATACTTTAATAGGTGCTATAATAGAACATGTTGAGAAAGCTGGAATCCATAGTGGTGATGCTGTGATGTGCATACCTCCTCAAACACTTAATAACAAAGTTATGAAAATAATCGAAGATTATTCAAATCTCATTGCTAAGGCTCTTAAAATTAAAGGACCATTTAATATTCAATATATTGTAAAAAATGATATCGTATTAGTTATTGAATGTAATCTTAGAGCTTCTCGATCAATGCCATATGTAAGTAAAACTATAGGGATTAATTTAATAGACTTGGCTACAGCAATAATATTAGGTAAAAAAATTAAAGAAATTGGAATAACTCAACCTCCTCCTTTAAAGCATGTTGGTGTTAAAGTTCCAAGCTTTAGCTTTATGAGACTTAGTGGTGCTGATCCAATTCTTGGAGTTGAAATGTTAAGTACTGGTGAAGCAGCTTGTCTAGGTGAAAATTTTGCAGATGCATTTTTAAAAGCACTTCAATCTGTTGATTTCACTATTCCAAAGCCTGGGGATGCAATTCTTATTACTGTCGGAGGAGAAAAAATGAAGAAGAAAATTATCCCTATAGCTAAGAAATTGAGAGATATAGGGTTTAAAATTTATGCAACTAAACATACAGCTGAAACTTTAGAAAAAGTTGGATTAAATCCTGTAATGGTCCTTCATAAAGTTAAAGAGAGAAAGAAACCAAATATTCTTGATTATCTCCTTGAAAGAAAAATTAATTTAGTAATTAATATACCTGTAATCAATTTTGAAAATAATTATAGCAACATTTTAGAAGATGAATATACGATAAGAAGGCTTTCTGTCGAATTTAATATTCCAATATTAACAACGATTGAATTAGCAGTAGCTCTTGTAAAAGTATTAAAATATAATGAAAATGGTAAAATTACTATAAGGTCATTAAATGAATATATGGATAGCCTTCCATTTAAACATTGGTGAGAATAAAAAATATCTAATGTTATTTTTTGCACTATATTATTATAGAATTTTTTCTAGAATTTTAAAATATTGAAACTGTTAGAAAGTTTAAAATTTATTAAACGAGAAAATTAATTTTTAAACTTTAATAAATTGTTAACAAGAAAATTGTGAATTTAAAATTAATAAGATAAGCAAAAAATAAAGATTTATGGAATTGTATACTACAGCGCTTCTCATAATAATACTATTAATCCTAAATCCTTTCTCGACCATTACTCTACATAATATAATGAAGGCAAAAACAACAAATATGCCCTTAGGATGTGATATTAGTATTACCTTTCATGAATTAATTGAAAAACATAAATTAGATATTATTAATTCTTTTATACAATATAAGATTTCTCATACAAATAATATTTTTGAAAAATTAAAAATAATTGAAAAATATCATAACAGTTTTAATAAATCTGCTCAATCTATTAAGGAAAATATAGCATATATAATACAGGATTATAAAAATGATGTTATTTCTTCTAAAGTTTTTTTAATAGAAATGAAGCTCCTGAATGCAAATGTTATTTCTTATTTATTATTAATTGATGAAATTGATTTATTTCTTAAAGAAATGATTAATGAAACAAATAAAGAAGAAATCATATTAAACATACAAAATATGATTGAAAATAATAGGAAAATTGAAAATGATTTTAAAGATATTCATAAAAAAATACTTGAACAAATTGAAAAAATATGAATGAATTTTTTAATTTTTATTAATAGATAAAGTTTATTTATTTTTTCATGATATTTTATAGAGGTGAATTAATTGGTTAGGGAATTTATTGAAATTAAAGATATAGAAACTTTTAGAAAAGTGGCAGAACAAAGTCCATTGATTATTCGCAAGGATCCTTTTATGTTTGCACAATATTTTTCTGTAATGTTTTTTATAAAATTGGTTGATTTAGAGCAAGGGGAAGTAAAGAGATTATTTGAAATATTAAAAGGGAAAATGATTGTTGTAGAAAATCTTGTTAAAGCATCTTCTATAGCTGATTTTATTGAAAAAGAAGGAAAATAAATTTAAAAAGAAAGCGATAAAAAAATGTTTTTAAAATTGGCTAATGAAGTAGAAAAAGAATTCCCAAATCTTAAAGCCCTTATTATGAAAATTGAAAATGTTAAAATTCAAAAAGATAATATTGAACTTGAAAAATTTAAAGAAGAAGTTATTAAAGAAGTATTAGAGAAATACGATTTAAAATCTTTAAAAGATGAAGCAACTTTTAGAGCATATAGAAACTTTTTTTGGAAAATTGGAATAGACCCTACAAAGATTAGGCCTGCAGCTGAAGCATTAGTAAGAAGGATTTTACAAGGAAACCCGATTCCACGTGTAAATACGCTTGTTGATGCATATAATCTTGCTTCTATAAAAACAGGAATTGCTATAGCAGCATTTGATTTAGATAAATTAAAAGGGGATATTGTTATGAGATTTGCTAAAGAAAATGAAGAATTTTTAGGTATTGGAATGAAAGACCCTATAAAACTTACTGGGAAAGAAATAGTTATTTCTGATGATGAAAAAATAATCGCTATTTATCCTTATAGGGATGCTGAAAATACAAAAATAACATTTGAGACAAGTAAAGCTTTATTTTTGATTTGTGGTGTTCCAGATATTGCAGAAGAAGC
The DNA window shown above is from Nitrososphaerota archaeon and carries:
- a CDS encoding phenylalanine--tRNA ligase beta subunit-related protein, whose amino-acid sequence is MFLKLANEVEKEFPNLKALIMKIENVKIQKDNIELEKFKEEVIKEVLEKYDLKSLKDEATFRAYRNFFWKIGIDPTKIRPAAEALVRRILQGNPIPRVNTLVDAYNLASIKTGIAIAAFDLDKLKGDIVMRFAKENEEFLGIGMKDPIKLTGKEIVISDDEKIIAIYPYRDAENTKITFETSKALFLICGVPDIAEEALINAAKVTIDYVTMFCNGKMVY